A genomic segment from Coccinella septempunctata chromosome 3, icCocSept1.1, whole genome shotgun sequence encodes:
- the LOC123309945 gene encoding zinc finger protein sdz-12, producing MADTAAENEADSGSALTIASRDDEADQNDAEKVTASNAAYDSADSHLRCNQCDFEAIHQVALNAHISQAHSTNEVDMEVENNNPPADGRSHRKMFECDVCNMKFSNGANMRRHKMRHTGVKPYECRVCQKRFFRKDHLAEHFTTHTKTLPYHCPICNRGFQRQIAMRAHFQNEHVGQHDLVKSCPLCSYRAGSMKSLRVHFFNRHGIDLDNPGPAGSQASLLAAAAQGFPIDGSITTSLSNLTSSVSVSVTGGNSNAANYSDSGDSTGARSTDNATPPMHFLTPHVEISMSDAPAPVFSPLQLDLQRTNSQSGANSESTSRLNGDGPGSPQSGDSNSNAPTSTHAQTNSLRVDQETSITPSISLIPIKQEPGEEGSESGSRNGPINSCGSPPGTAQTTPSSSLSSLIKVSPLKSLLRDDLKRKIISRSNSSARGRSTASPNNSESSPNESTTTNGAITSTATEQPSDSSLWKTLGKRSLTSLQCVFCGISFPDQTLYFLHKGCHSDANPWKCNICGEQCCNVYEFNSHLLSKSHQ from the exons ATGGCAGACACTGCAGCAGAAAATGAAGCAGATTCAGGTTCTGCATTAACAATTGCTTCTAGAGATGATGAAGCAGATCAGAATGATGCTGAGAAAGTGACTGCTTCAAATGCCGCCTATGATTCAGCAGACAGTCACTTGAG GTGCAACCAATGTGATTTTGAAGCAATCCATCAAGTAGCCCTAAATGCTCATATTTCCCAAGCTCACTCGACCAACGAAGTAGACATGGAAGTAGAAAATAATAACCCACCGGCAGACGGTAGATCGCATAGGAAAATGTTTGAGTGTGATGTTTGCAACATGAAATTTTCCAATGGAGCAAACATGAGAAGGCATAAAATGAGGCACACAG gaGTGAAACCATATGAATGCCGGGTATGCCAGAAAAGATTCTTCAGGAAAGATCATTTAGCAGAACATTTCACCACACACACCAAAACATTACCCTATCACTGTCCCATATGTAACAGAGGCTTTCAGAGGCAAATCGCTATGAGGGCCCATTTCCAGAATGAACACGTTGGACAACATGACTTGGTAAAATCCTGCCCCCTTTGTAGCTATAGGGCAGGGTCGATGAAAAGCTTACGGGTACATTTTTTCAATCG ACATGGAATAGACTTGGATAATCCGGGACCAGCTGGTTCTCAAGCCTCCCTTCTGGCAGCCGCAGCACAAGGTTTCCCCATAGACGGCTCTATCACTACATCCTTGAGTAATCTGACAAGTAGTGTATCTGTTAGCGTTACTGGAGGTAATAGTAATGCGGCCAACTATAGTGATTCAGGAGATTCCACAGGAGCAAGATCCACGGACAACGCTACACCTCCTATGCATTTCCTGACCCCTCATGTTGAGATTAGTATGTCGGACGCACCTGCCCCGGTATTTTCACCATTACAA CTTGACCTTCAAAGAACAAACAGTCAGTCGGGTGCAAACTCCGAATCCACTTCTAGATTGAATGGCGACGGTCCAGGTTCGCCACAATCGGGAGATTCAAACTCGAACGCGCCCACAAGCACTCATGCTCAGACAAATTCCCTGCGAGTAGATCAGGAGACCAGTATAACGCCCTCAATATCCCTCATACCGATAAAGCAGGAGCCTGGGGAAGAAGGTTCCGAGTCCGGCAGTAGAAACGGCCCCATAAATTCTTGTGGCTCGCCTCCAGGAACGGCACAAACCACTCCTTCGAGTAGTCTCAGTTCCCTGATCAAAGTATCTCCGTTGAAAAGTCTGCTGAGGGACGATTTGAAGAGGAAAATCATATCGCGAAGTAACAGTAGTGCCCGTGGTAGATCCACAGCATCGCCTAATAATTCGGAAAGTTCACCAAACGAATCGACCACCACAAATG gtgCTATAACCTCAACGGCCACCGAACAGCCATCCGACTCATCTCTATGGAAAACGCTGGGCAAAAGATCTTTGACAAGCCTCCAGTGCGTTTTCTGCGGCATTTCATTTCCCGACCAAACATTGTATTTTCTCCATAAAGGATGCCATTCGGACGCTAACCCCTGGAAGTGCAACATTTGCGGTGAGCAATGTTGCAATGTTTACGAGTTCAACTCGCATCTTTTGAGCAAAAGTCACCAGTAG